The following coding sequences lie in one Hippopotamus amphibius kiboko isolate mHipAmp2 chromosome 17, mHipAmp2.hap2, whole genome shotgun sequence genomic window:
- the MINK1 gene encoding misshapen-like kinase 1 isoform X1, translating into MAAAAERSCRQMLPRAHTWLLQLQTRCSVFSRVSSASPGPGLPGSLGPPAFLLPFFPGRHVKTGQLAAIKVMDVTEDEEEEIKQEINMLKKYSHHRNIATYYGAFIKKSPPGNDDQLWLVMEFCGAGSVTDLVKNTKGNALKEDCIAYICREILRGLAHLHAHKVIHRDIKGQNVLLTENAEVKLVDFGVSAQLDRTVGRRNTFIGTPYWMAPEVIACDENPDATYDYRSDIWSLGITAIEMAEGAPPLCDMHPMRALFLIPRNPPPRLKSKKWSKKFIDFIDTCLIKTYLSRPPTEQLLKFPFIRDQPTERQVRIQLKDHIDRSRKKRGEKEETEYEYSGSEEEDDSHGEEGEPSSIMNVPGESTLRREFLRLQQENKSNSEALKQQQQLQQQQQRDPEAHIKHLLHQRQRRIEEQKEERRRVEEQQRREREQRKLQEKEQQRRLEDMQALRREEERRQAEREQEYKRKQLEEQRQSERLQRQLQQEHAYLKSLQQQQQQQQLQKQQQQQLLPGDRKPLYHYGRGMNPADKPAWAREVEERTRMNKQQNSPLAKTKPGSTGPEPPAPQASPGPPGPLSQTPPMQRPVEPQEGPHKSLVAHRVPLKPYAAPVPRSQSLQDQPTRNLAAFPASHDPDPAVPAPTATPSARGAVVRQNSDPTSEAPGPSPNPPAWVRPDNEAPPKVPQRTSSIATALNTSGAGGSRPAQAVRARPRSNSAWQIYLQRRAERGTPKPAGPPAQPPGPPNACSNPDLRRSDPGWERTDSVLPASHGHLPQAGSLERNRVGAASKLDSSPVLSPGNKAKPEDHRSRPGRPASYKRAIGEDFVLLKERTLDEAPRPPKKAMDYSSSSEEVESSEDDEEESNGEPSEGSRDTPGARDGDTDSISTMVVHDVEEVAGTQTPYGGGTMVVQRTPEEERSLLHADSNGYTNLPDVVQPSHSPTESSRGQSPPLKDGGSDYQSRGLVKAPGKSSFTMFVDLGIYQPGGSGDTIPITALVGGEGSRLDQLQYDVRKGSVVNVNPTNTRAHSETPEIRKYKKRFNSEILCAALWGVNLLVGTENGLMLLDRSGQGKVYGLIGRRRFQQMDVLEGLNLLITISGKRNKLRVYYLSWLRNKILHNDPEVEKKQGWTTVGDMEGCGHYRVVKYERIKFLVIALKNSVEVYAWAPKPYHKFMAFKSFADLPHRPLLVDLTVEEGQRLKVIYGSSAGFHAVDVDSGNSYDIYIPVHIQSQITPHAIIFLPNTDGMEMLLCYEDEGVYVNTYGRIIKDVVLQWGEMPTSVAYICSNQIMGWGEKAIEIRSVETGHLDGVFMHKRAQRLKFLCERNDKVFFASVRSGGSSQVYFMTLNRNCIMNW; encoded by the exons gatgaggaggaagagatcAAACAGGAGATCAACATGCTGAAAAAATACTCTCACCACCGCAACATCGCCACCTACTATGGGGCCTTCATCAAGAAGAGCCCCCCTGGGAACGACGACCAGCTCTGG CTGGTGATGGAGTTCTGTGGTGCTGGTTCCGTGACAGACCTGGTGAAGAACACAAAAGGGAACGCCCTGAAGGAGGACTGTATTGCCTACATCTGCAGGGAGATTCTCCGG GGTCTGGCCCATCTCCACGCCCACAAGGTGATCCACCGAGACATCAAGGGGCAGAATGTGCTGCTGACAGAGAATGCCGAGGTCAAGCTAG TGGATTTCGGCGTGAGCGCGCAGCTGGACCGCACCGTGGGCAGGCGGAACACTTTCATTGGTACCCCCTACTGGATGGCCCCCGAGGTCATCGCCTGTGATGAGAACCCTGATGCCACCTACGACTACAGG AGTGACATTTGGTCTCTAGGAATCACGGCCATCGAGATGGCAGAGGGAGCCCCCC CTCTGTGTGACATGCACCCCATGCGGGCCCTCTTCCTCATCCCCCGGAACCCGCCACCCAGGCTCAAGTCCAAGAAGTG GTCTAAGAAGTTCATTGACTTCATTGACACGTGTCTCATCAAGACTTACCTGAGCCGCCCGCCAACGGAGCAGCTGCTCAAGTTCCCGTTCATCCGCGACCAGCCCACCGAGCGGCAGGTCCGCATCCAGCTCAAGGACCACATTGACCGATCCCGGAAGAAGCGAGGCGAGAAAG AGGAGACAGAGTACGAGTACAGCGGCAGCGAAGAGGAAGACGACAGCcatggagaggaaggagagccAAG CTCCATCATGAATGTGCCGGGGGAGTCGACCCTCCGCCGGGAATTCCTCCGGCTCCAGCAGGAGAACAAGAGTAATTCGGAGGCTttaaagcagcagcagcaactgcagcagcagcaacagcgaGACCCAGAGGCGCACATCAAGCACCTCCTGCACCAGCGGCAGCGGCGCATtgaggagcagaaggaggagcGGCGGCGGGTGGAGGAG CAACAGCGGCGGGAGCGGGAGCAGCGGAAGCTGCAGGAAAAGGAGCAGCAGCGGCGGCTGGAGGACATGCAGGCGCTGCGGCGGGAGGAGGAGAGGCGGCAGGCGGAGCGGGAGCAG GAGTACAAGCGGAAGCAGCTGGAAGAGCAGCGGCAGTCAGAGCGCCTGCAGAGGCAGCTGCAGCAGGAGCACGCCTACCTCAAgtccctgcagcagcagcagcagcagcagcagctccagaagcagcagcagcagcagctcctgcCCGGGGACAGGAAGCCCCTGTATCATTACGGTCGGGGCATGAACCCTGCGGACAAGCCAGCCTGGGCCCGAGAG GTAGAAGAGAGGACGAGGATGAACAAGCAGCAGAACTCTCCCTTGGCCAAGACCAAGCCAGGCAGCACAGGGCctgagccccccgccccccaggcctcccctgggCCCCCGGGACCCCTTTCCCAAACGCCGCCTATGCAGAGGCCGGTGGAGCCCCAGGAGGGACCGCACAAG AGCCTGGTGGCACACCGGGTCCCACTGAAGCCATATGCAGCACCTGTACCCCGATCCCAGTCCCTGCAGGACCAGCCCACCCGAAACCTGgctgccttcccagcctcccacGACCCCGACCCCGCTGTGCCCGCACCCACCGCCACACCTAGTGCCCGAGGAGCCGTCGTCCGCCAGAACTCAGACCCCACTTCCGAAGCGCCTGGCCCCAGCCCGAACCCCCCAGCCTGGGTCCGGCCTGATAATGAGGCCCCTCCCAAG GTGCCTCAGAGGACCTCATCTATCGCCACTGCCCTTAACACCAGTGGGGCTGGAGGGTCCCGGCCAGCCCAGGCTGTCCGTGCCAG ACCTCGCAGCAACTCCGCCTGGCAAATCTATCTGCAAAGGCGGGCAGAGCGGGGCACCCCCAAGCCTGCAGGGCCCCCTGCTCAGCCCCCTGGCCCGCCCAACGCCTGTAG TAACCCCGACCTCAGGAGAAGCGACCCTGGCTGGGAGCGCACGGACAGCGTCCTCCCCGCCTCTCACGGGCACCTGCCCCAGGCCGGCTCGCTGGAGCGGAACCGGGTGGGAG CTGCCTCCAAACTGGACAGCTCCCCCGTGCTCTCCCCTGGGAACAAAGCCAAGCCCGAGGACCACCGCTCACGGCCAGGCCGGCCCGCA AGCTATAAGCGAGCCATTGGTGAG GATTTTGTGTTGCTGAAAGAGCGGACCCTCGACGAGGCCCCCCGGCCTCCCAAGAAGGCCATGGACTACTCATCGTCCAgcgaggaggtggagagcagCGAGGACGACGAGGAGGAGAGCAACGGCGAACCGTCAGAGGGGAGCAGAGACACCCCTGGGGCCCG CGATGGAGACACAGACAGCATCAGCACCATGGTGGTCCATGACGTGGAGGAGGTAGCCGGGACCCAGACCCCCTATGGGGGTGGCACCATGGTGGTCCAGCGC ACCCCTGAGGAGGAGCGGAGCCTGCTGCACGCCGACAGCAATGGCTACACGAACCTGCCAGACGTGGTCCAGCCCAGCCACTCGCCCACCGAGAGCAGCAGAGGTCAAAGCCCCCCCTTGAAGGATGGAGGCAGTGAC TACCAGTCTCGTGGGCTGGTGAAGGCCCCTGGCAAGAGCTCGTTCACCATGTTTGTGGACCTGGGGATCTACCAGCCCGGAGGCAGTGGGGACACCATCCCCATCACAG CCCTGGTGGGTGGAGAGGGCAGTCGGCTCGATCAGCTCCAGTATGACGTAAGGAAGGGCTCTGTGGTCAACGTGAACCCCACCAACACCCGGGCCCACAGCGAAACCCCCGAGATCCGGAAGTACAAGAAGCGGTTCAATTCCGAGATCCTCTGTGCGGCCCTTTGGG GGGTCAACCTGCTGGTGGGCACGGAGAACGGGCTGATGTTGCTGGACCGAAGTGGGCAGGGCAAGGTGTACGGACTCATCGGGCGGCGACGCTTCCAGCAAATGGATGTGCTGGAGGGACTCAACTTGCTCATCACCATCTCAG GGAAAAGGAACAAACTGCGGGTGTATTACCTATCCTGGCTGCGGAACAAGATTCTGCACAATGACCCGGAAGTGGAGAAGAAGCAGGGCTGGACCACTGTGGGGGACATGGAAGGCTGCGGGCACTACCGTGTTG TGAAATACGAACGCATCAAGTTCCTGGTCATTGCCCTGAAGAACTCTGTGGAGGTGTATGCGTGGGCCCCCAAACCTTACCACAAATTCATGGCTTTCAAG TCCTTTGCTGACCTCCCGCACCGCCCTCTGCTGGTGGACCTGACGGTAGAGGAGGGACAGCGACTCAAGGTCATCTATGGCTCCAGCGCCGGCTTCCACGCAGTGGATGTTGACTCGGGGAACAGCTATGACATCTACATCCCTGTGCAC ATCCAGAGCCAGATCACGCCCCACGCCATCATCTTCCTCCCCAACACGGATGGCATGGAGATGCTGCTGTGCTACGAGGATGAGGGTGTCTACGTCAACACGTATGGGCGGATCATTAAGGACGTGGTGCTGCAGTGGGGAGAGATGCCCACCTCTGTGG CCTACATCTGCTCCAACCAGATCATGGGCTGGGGTGAGAAAGCCATTGAGATCCGCTCTGTGGAGACGGGCCACCTGGACGGGGTCTTCATGCACAAGCGAGCCCAGAGGCTCAAGTTCCTGTGTGAGCGGAACGACAAG gtgtTTTTTGCCTCAGTCCGCTCCGGGGGCAGCAGCCAAGTTTACTTCATGACCCTGAACCGTAACTGCATCATGAACTGGTGa
- the MINK1 gene encoding misshapen-like kinase 1 isoform X4 translates to MAAAAERSCRQMLPRAHTWLLQLQTRCSVFSRVSSASPGPGLPGSLGPPAFLLPFFPGRHVKTGQLAAIKVMDVTEDEEEEIKQEINMLKKYSHHRNIATYYGAFIKKSPPGNDDQLWLVMEFCGAGSVTDLVKNTKGNALKEDCIAYICREILRGLAHLHAHKVIHRDIKGQNVLLTENAEVKLVDFGVSAQLDRTVGRRNTFIGTPYWMAPEVIACDENPDATYDYRSDIWSLGITAIEMAEGAPPLCDMHPMRALFLIPRNPPPRLKSKKWSKKFIDFIDTCLIKTYLSRPPTEQLLKFPFIRDQPTERQVRIQLKDHIDRSRKKRGEKEETEYEYSGSEEEDDSHGEEGEPSSIMNVPGESTLRREFLRLQQENKSNSEALKQQQQLQQQQQRDPEAHIKHLLHQRQRRIEEQKEERRRVEEQQRREREQRKLQEKEQQRRLEDMQALRREEERRQAEREQEYKRKQLEEQRQSERLQRQLQQEHAYLKSLQQQQQQQQLQKQQQQQLLPGDRKPLYHYGRGMNPADKPAWAREVEERTRMNKQQNSPLAKTKPGSTGPEPPAPQASPGPPGPLSQTPPMQRPVEPQEGPHKSLVAHRVPLKPYAAPVPRSQSLQDQPTRNLAAFPASHDPDPAVPAPTATPSARGAVVRQNSDPTSEAPGPSPNPPAWVRPDNEAPPKVPQRTSSIATALNTSGAGGSRPAQAVRARPRSNSAWQIYLQRRAERGTPKPAGPPAQPPGPPNACSNPDLRRSDPGWERTDSVLPASHGHLPQAGSLERNRVGAASKLDSSPVLSPGNKAKPEDHRSRPGRPASYKRAIGEDFVLLKERTLDEAPRPPKKAMDYSSSSEEVESSEDDEEESNGEPSEGSRDTPGARDGDTDSISTMVVHDVEETPEEERSLLHADSNGYTNLPDVVQPSHSPTESSRGQSPPLKDGGSDYQSRGLVKAPGKSSFTMFVDLGIYQPGGSGDTIPITALVGGEGSRLDQLQYDVRKGSVVNVNPTNTRAHSETPEIRKYKKRFNSEILCAALWGVNLLVGTENGLMLLDRSGQGKVYGLIGRRRFQQMDVLEGLNLLITISGKRNKLRVYYLSWLRNKILHNDPEVEKKQGWTTVGDMEGCGHYRVVKYERIKFLVIALKNSVEVYAWAPKPYHKFMAFKSFADLPHRPLLVDLTVEEGQRLKVIYGSSAGFHAVDVDSGNSYDIYIPVHIQSQITPHAIIFLPNTDGMEMLLCYEDEGVYVNTYGRIIKDVVLQWGEMPTSVAYICSNQIMGWGEKAIEIRSVETGHLDGVFMHKRAQRLKFLCERNDKVFFASVRSGGSSQVYFMTLNRNCIMNW, encoded by the exons gatgaggaggaagagatcAAACAGGAGATCAACATGCTGAAAAAATACTCTCACCACCGCAACATCGCCACCTACTATGGGGCCTTCATCAAGAAGAGCCCCCCTGGGAACGACGACCAGCTCTGG CTGGTGATGGAGTTCTGTGGTGCTGGTTCCGTGACAGACCTGGTGAAGAACACAAAAGGGAACGCCCTGAAGGAGGACTGTATTGCCTACATCTGCAGGGAGATTCTCCGG GGTCTGGCCCATCTCCACGCCCACAAGGTGATCCACCGAGACATCAAGGGGCAGAATGTGCTGCTGACAGAGAATGCCGAGGTCAAGCTAG TGGATTTCGGCGTGAGCGCGCAGCTGGACCGCACCGTGGGCAGGCGGAACACTTTCATTGGTACCCCCTACTGGATGGCCCCCGAGGTCATCGCCTGTGATGAGAACCCTGATGCCACCTACGACTACAGG AGTGACATTTGGTCTCTAGGAATCACGGCCATCGAGATGGCAGAGGGAGCCCCCC CTCTGTGTGACATGCACCCCATGCGGGCCCTCTTCCTCATCCCCCGGAACCCGCCACCCAGGCTCAAGTCCAAGAAGTG GTCTAAGAAGTTCATTGACTTCATTGACACGTGTCTCATCAAGACTTACCTGAGCCGCCCGCCAACGGAGCAGCTGCTCAAGTTCCCGTTCATCCGCGACCAGCCCACCGAGCGGCAGGTCCGCATCCAGCTCAAGGACCACATTGACCGATCCCGGAAGAAGCGAGGCGAGAAAG AGGAGACAGAGTACGAGTACAGCGGCAGCGAAGAGGAAGACGACAGCcatggagaggaaggagagccAAG CTCCATCATGAATGTGCCGGGGGAGTCGACCCTCCGCCGGGAATTCCTCCGGCTCCAGCAGGAGAACAAGAGTAATTCGGAGGCTttaaagcagcagcagcaactgcagcagcagcaacagcgaGACCCAGAGGCGCACATCAAGCACCTCCTGCACCAGCGGCAGCGGCGCATtgaggagcagaaggaggagcGGCGGCGGGTGGAGGAG CAACAGCGGCGGGAGCGGGAGCAGCGGAAGCTGCAGGAAAAGGAGCAGCAGCGGCGGCTGGAGGACATGCAGGCGCTGCGGCGGGAGGAGGAGAGGCGGCAGGCGGAGCGGGAGCAG GAGTACAAGCGGAAGCAGCTGGAAGAGCAGCGGCAGTCAGAGCGCCTGCAGAGGCAGCTGCAGCAGGAGCACGCCTACCTCAAgtccctgcagcagcagcagcagcagcagcagctccagaagcagcagcagcagcagctcctgcCCGGGGACAGGAAGCCCCTGTATCATTACGGTCGGGGCATGAACCCTGCGGACAAGCCAGCCTGGGCCCGAGAG GTAGAAGAGAGGACGAGGATGAACAAGCAGCAGAACTCTCCCTTGGCCAAGACCAAGCCAGGCAGCACAGGGCctgagccccccgccccccaggcctcccctgggCCCCCGGGACCCCTTTCCCAAACGCCGCCTATGCAGAGGCCGGTGGAGCCCCAGGAGGGACCGCACAAG AGCCTGGTGGCACACCGGGTCCCACTGAAGCCATATGCAGCACCTGTACCCCGATCCCAGTCCCTGCAGGACCAGCCCACCCGAAACCTGgctgccttcccagcctcccacGACCCCGACCCCGCTGTGCCCGCACCCACCGCCACACCTAGTGCCCGAGGAGCCGTCGTCCGCCAGAACTCAGACCCCACTTCCGAAGCGCCTGGCCCCAGCCCGAACCCCCCAGCCTGGGTCCGGCCTGATAATGAGGCCCCTCCCAAG GTGCCTCAGAGGACCTCATCTATCGCCACTGCCCTTAACACCAGTGGGGCTGGAGGGTCCCGGCCAGCCCAGGCTGTCCGTGCCAG ACCTCGCAGCAACTCCGCCTGGCAAATCTATCTGCAAAGGCGGGCAGAGCGGGGCACCCCCAAGCCTGCAGGGCCCCCTGCTCAGCCCCCTGGCCCGCCCAACGCCTGTAG TAACCCCGACCTCAGGAGAAGCGACCCTGGCTGGGAGCGCACGGACAGCGTCCTCCCCGCCTCTCACGGGCACCTGCCCCAGGCCGGCTCGCTGGAGCGGAACCGGGTGGGAG CTGCCTCCAAACTGGACAGCTCCCCCGTGCTCTCCCCTGGGAACAAAGCCAAGCCCGAGGACCACCGCTCACGGCCAGGCCGGCCCGCA AGCTATAAGCGAGCCATTGGTGAG GATTTTGTGTTGCTGAAAGAGCGGACCCTCGACGAGGCCCCCCGGCCTCCCAAGAAGGCCATGGACTACTCATCGTCCAgcgaggaggtggagagcagCGAGGACGACGAGGAGGAGAGCAACGGCGAACCGTCAGAGGGGAGCAGAGACACCCCTGGGGCCCG CGATGGAGACACAGACAGCATCAGCACCATGGTGGTCCATGACGTGGAGGAG ACCCCTGAGGAGGAGCGGAGCCTGCTGCACGCCGACAGCAATGGCTACACGAACCTGCCAGACGTGGTCCAGCCCAGCCACTCGCCCACCGAGAGCAGCAGAGGTCAAAGCCCCCCCTTGAAGGATGGAGGCAGTGAC TACCAGTCTCGTGGGCTGGTGAAGGCCCCTGGCAAGAGCTCGTTCACCATGTTTGTGGACCTGGGGATCTACCAGCCCGGAGGCAGTGGGGACACCATCCCCATCACAG CCCTGGTGGGTGGAGAGGGCAGTCGGCTCGATCAGCTCCAGTATGACGTAAGGAAGGGCTCTGTGGTCAACGTGAACCCCACCAACACCCGGGCCCACAGCGAAACCCCCGAGATCCGGAAGTACAAGAAGCGGTTCAATTCCGAGATCCTCTGTGCGGCCCTTTGGG GGGTCAACCTGCTGGTGGGCACGGAGAACGGGCTGATGTTGCTGGACCGAAGTGGGCAGGGCAAGGTGTACGGACTCATCGGGCGGCGACGCTTCCAGCAAATGGATGTGCTGGAGGGACTCAACTTGCTCATCACCATCTCAG GGAAAAGGAACAAACTGCGGGTGTATTACCTATCCTGGCTGCGGAACAAGATTCTGCACAATGACCCGGAAGTGGAGAAGAAGCAGGGCTGGACCACTGTGGGGGACATGGAAGGCTGCGGGCACTACCGTGTTG TGAAATACGAACGCATCAAGTTCCTGGTCATTGCCCTGAAGAACTCTGTGGAGGTGTATGCGTGGGCCCCCAAACCTTACCACAAATTCATGGCTTTCAAG TCCTTTGCTGACCTCCCGCACCGCCCTCTGCTGGTGGACCTGACGGTAGAGGAGGGACAGCGACTCAAGGTCATCTATGGCTCCAGCGCCGGCTTCCACGCAGTGGATGTTGACTCGGGGAACAGCTATGACATCTACATCCCTGTGCAC ATCCAGAGCCAGATCACGCCCCACGCCATCATCTTCCTCCCCAACACGGATGGCATGGAGATGCTGCTGTGCTACGAGGATGAGGGTGTCTACGTCAACACGTATGGGCGGATCATTAAGGACGTGGTGCTGCAGTGGGGAGAGATGCCCACCTCTGTGG CCTACATCTGCTCCAACCAGATCATGGGCTGGGGTGAGAAAGCCATTGAGATCCGCTCTGTGGAGACGGGCCACCTGGACGGGGTCTTCATGCACAAGCGAGCCCAGAGGCTCAAGTTCCTGTGTGAGCGGAACGACAAG gtgtTTTTTGCCTCAGTCCGCTCCGGGGGCAGCAGCCAAGTTTACTTCATGACCCTGAACCGTAACTGCATCATGAACTGGTGa